From Streptomyces sp. NBC_01460, a single genomic window includes:
- a CDS encoding ROK family transcriptional regulator: MPASPSTARAINDRLALRLLQQDGPLTATQLKTLTGLSRPTVADLVDRLQGAGLIRVVGESGADRRGPNARLYGIVADRAHLAALDVRTDSVAVVVADLLGVTLAEATLPIGSDTGARPAVERAVAMLERTARTAGTAPLHSVGIGAPGLIDPVTGELRNTAGLPAWHGGLVKELQQRLSATVLVENETNLAAVAEHRIGTAQDRDTFVLLWLGHGVGAAVMLDGRLRRGASGGAGEIGFLPVPGTSGVPSAVNCDGGFHSLVGSAAVCALAAEHGIRSWGPAAEGGHEQDPAAAFAVRAALRADDAEGEAFLAALADRLALGAAAVVSVLDPGCLVLAGEVGRAGGDALAARVEERLARMSPLRTEVRAGTLGGGAVLRGALFAARESAQEELFAPRG, encoded by the coding sequence ATGCCCGCATCCCCGAGCACCGCCCGGGCCATCAACGACCGGCTCGCCCTGCGACTGCTCCAGCAGGACGGCCCGCTGACGGCCACTCAGCTGAAGACCCTGACCGGCCTGTCCCGTCCCACGGTCGCCGACCTGGTGGACCGCCTCCAGGGGGCCGGGCTGATCCGGGTGGTCGGGGAGAGCGGCGCGGACCGCCGAGGACCCAATGCCCGGCTGTACGGGATCGTCGCCGACCGCGCGCACCTGGCAGCTCTCGACGTCCGGACGGACAGCGTCGCCGTGGTCGTCGCGGATCTGCTCGGAGTCACGCTCGCCGAGGCGACCCTGCCGATCGGCAGCGACACCGGCGCGCGCCCCGCCGTCGAGAGGGCGGTGGCGATGCTGGAGCGCACCGCCCGCACCGCGGGAACGGCGCCGCTGCACAGCGTCGGCATCGGCGCCCCCGGCCTGATCGACCCGGTCACCGGGGAGCTCAGGAACACCGCCGGTCTCCCCGCCTGGCACGGGGGCCTGGTCAAGGAGCTCCAGCAGCGGCTGTCCGCCACCGTCCTGGTGGAGAACGAGACCAACCTCGCCGCCGTCGCCGAACACCGCATCGGGACCGCCCAGGACCGCGACACCTTCGTCCTGCTCTGGCTCGGCCACGGCGTCGGCGCCGCCGTCATGCTCGACGGGAGACTGCGCCGGGGCGCGTCGGGCGGAGCGGGGGAGATCGGCTTCCTTCCCGTGCCCGGAACGTCGGGAGTCCCCTCGGCAGTCAACTGCGACGGTGGTTTTCACTCCCTGGTGGGGTCGGCCGCCGTGTGCGCGCTGGCCGCGGAGCACGGCATCCGGTCCTGGGGCCCCGCCGCCGAGGGCGGTCACGAGCAGGACCCGGCCGCCGCGTTCGCCGTACGGGCCGCACTGCGCGCCGACGACGCCGAGGGCGAGGCCTTCCTGGCCGCGCTCGCCGACCGCCTCGCACTCGGGGCCGCCGCCGTCGTCTCCGTGCTCGACCCCGGCTGTCTCGTCCTGGCCGGCGAGGTCGGCCGCGCAGGCGGCGACGCGCTCGCCGCACGGGTCGAGGAGCGGCTGGCCCGGATGTCACCGCTGCGCACGGAGGTCAGAGCCGGGACGCTGGGTGGCGGCGCGGTCCTGCGCGGTGCGCTGTTCGCCGCCCGGGAATCGGCCCAGGAAGAGCTGTTCGCGCCGAGGGGGTGA
- a CDS encoding aldehyde dehydrogenase family protein, whose protein sequence is MSSFFTDLAQQYIDGEWRPGKGSWDIIDFNPYSGEKLASITVATADEVDQAYRAAERAQQGWADTNPYARRTVLEKALRVVEEREAEIGEAIVAELGGTRLKAGFELHLAKEFLREAIQLTLRSTGQILPSPTEGKENRVYRLPVGVVGVISPFNFPFLLSLKSVAPALALGNAVVLKPHQSTPICGGTLIAKLFEEAGLPAGLLNVVVTDIAEIGDSLLEHPVPQVISFTGSDAIGRHVARVCAAHLKRAVLELGGNSALIVLDDADVDYAVDAAVFSRYVHQGQVCMAANRILVDRSVEQEFTEKFVAKVASLRVGDPADPATHIGPLISSSQADAVSKLVDETVEAGATALLHGRADGNLVSPSVLTGLAADSPVLQQEIFGPVALLVPFDGEDEAVRIANDTPYGLSGAVHTGNIERGVRVGQRIRTGMIHINDGTVHDEPIVPFGGEKNSGLGRLNGESMLEAFTTQKWISVQHGRSQFPF, encoded by the coding sequence ATGTCTTCCTTCTTCACCGACCTGGCCCAGCAGTACATCGACGGTGAGTGGAGGCCGGGGAAGGGGTCCTGGGACATCATCGACTTCAACCCGTACAGCGGGGAGAAGCTCGCCTCGATCACCGTGGCGACGGCGGACGAGGTCGACCAGGCCTACCGCGCCGCCGAGCGGGCCCAGCAGGGATGGGCGGACACGAACCCGTACGCCCGGCGGACGGTGCTGGAGAAGGCGCTGCGCGTGGTCGAGGAGCGCGAGGCCGAGATCGGTGAGGCGATCGTCGCGGAGCTCGGCGGGACCCGCCTGAAGGCGGGCTTCGAGCTGCACCTGGCCAAGGAGTTCCTGCGCGAGGCCATCCAGCTCACCCTGCGCTCCACCGGGCAGATCCTGCCCTCGCCCACGGAGGGCAAGGAGAACCGCGTCTACCGCCTGCCCGTCGGCGTCGTGGGCGTCATCAGCCCCTTCAACTTCCCCTTCCTGCTGTCGCTCAAGTCGGTCGCGCCCGCGCTGGCCCTCGGCAACGCCGTGGTCCTCAAGCCGCACCAGTCCACCCCCATCTGCGGCGGCACCCTGATCGCCAAGCTGTTCGAGGAGGCGGGGCTGCCCGCCGGGCTGCTGAACGTCGTGGTCACCGACATCGCCGAGATCGGCGACAGCCTGCTGGAGCACCCCGTCCCGCAGGTCATCTCCTTCACCGGCTCGGACGCGATCGGCCGCCACGTCGCGCGGGTCTGCGCGGCCCACCTCAAGCGCGCGGTGCTCGAACTGGGCGGCAACAGCGCGCTGATCGTCCTGGACGACGCCGATGTCGACTACGCGGTCGACGCGGCCGTCTTCAGCCGTTACGTCCACCAGGGCCAGGTCTGCATGGCCGCGAACCGCATCCTGGTGGACCGCTCGGTGGAGCAGGAGTTCACCGAGAAGTTCGTCGCCAAGGTCGCCTCCCTGCGCGTCGGCGACCCGGCGGACCCCGCGACGCACATCGGCCCGCTGATCAGCTCCTCACAGGCCGACGCGGTGTCCAAGCTCGTCGACGAGACCGTGGAGGCGGGCGCCACGGCCCTGCTGCACGGCCGGGCCGACGGCAACCTGGTGAGCCCGTCCGTACTGACCGGCCTCGCCGCCGACTCCCCGGTCCTCCAGCAGGAGATATTCGGCCCGGTGGCCCTGCTCGTCCCCTTCGACGGCGAGGACGAGGCCGTCCGCATCGCCAACGACACCCCGTACGGGCTGAGCGGCGCGGTCCACACCGGCAACATCGAGCGCGGCGTGCGGGTGGGGCAGCGGATCCGCACCGGCATGATCCACATCAACGACGGCACCGTCCACGACGAGCCCATCGTCCCCTTCGGCGGCGAGAAGAACTCCGGACTCGGGCGGCTGAACGGCGAGTCGATGCTCGAGGCCTTCACCACCCAGAAGTGGATCTCGGTCCAGCACGGCCGCTCGCAGTTCCCCTTCTGA
- a CDS encoding DUF5995 family protein produces MDRIEQFALPAGGAGTVTDVGAVIERMRAFRSDWPPGDGVAVFNQVYLTVTEALGRHITDGAFPEREAVSALDVRFAEHYLTAVDTAVSGGSPPACWRPLFQYRRHPGVRPLQFALAGINAHIGHDLALAVVDTCRTLDCAPADLEEDFDRVGDLLVLLEEQIREELMPGPDLLEVADPLTHLAGAWSLERAREASWSAARMLWRLRGVPALAEEFRARMDAGTGLVGRFLLTPCR; encoded by the coding sequence ATGGACCGGATCGAGCAGTTCGCACTCCCGGCCGGCGGCGCCGGCACGGTGACCGATGTCGGCGCGGTGATCGAGCGGATGCGTGCCTTCCGCTCCGACTGGCCGCCCGGGGACGGCGTGGCCGTCTTCAACCAGGTCTATCTGACGGTCACGGAGGCCCTGGGCCGGCACATCACGGACGGCGCGTTCCCGGAGCGGGAGGCCGTGTCCGCACTGGACGTGCGGTTCGCGGAGCACTATCTGACGGCGGTCGACACGGCCGTCTCGGGCGGTTCCCCGCCCGCCTGCTGGCGTCCCCTCTTCCAGTACCGTCGCCACCCCGGTGTACGCCCGCTGCAGTTCGCGCTGGCCGGTATCAACGCGCACATCGGGCACGATCTCGCCCTGGCCGTGGTGGACACCTGCCGTACGCTCGACTGCGCTCCGGCGGACCTGGAGGAGGACTTCGACCGGGTGGGTGATCTCCTCGTCCTGCTGGAGGAGCAGATCCGCGAAGAGCTGATGCCGGGCCCCGATCTGCTGGAGGTCGCCGATCCGCTCACCCATCTCGCCGGGGCCTGGAGCCTGGAGAGGGCCCGCGAGGCGTCGTGGTCGGCGGCCAGGATGCTGTGGCGGCTGCGCGGGGTGCCGGCGCTGGCCGAGGAGTTCCGGGCGCGGATGGACGCCGGGACCGGCCTGGTGGGGCGCTTCCTGCTCACGCCGTGCCGCTGA
- a CDS encoding uracil-xanthine permease family protein — translation MGLGVRWTLHGDGKTPAPGAVVRPDERLTWPRTFGLGAQHVVAMFGASFVAPVLMGLDPNLAIMMSGVATAIFLLATKGRVPSYLGCSLSFVGVAATIRASGGSSATVTGAVLVVGAVLFLVGLMVQRFGARIIHAAMPPVVTGAVVMLIGFNLAPVTASTYWPQDQWTALLVMLFTGLAVVCLRGFFSRIAIFLGLVFGYVLSWVLDLVFGKIHSPAGGAEAVDHWRLDLSAVGHADWIGLPSFHAPSFEWSAILVALPVVIALIAENAGHVKAVGEMTGDSLDDKLGTAIAADGAASMLSTAVGGPPNTTYSENIGVMAATRVYSTAAYWAAAFFALLFGLCPKFGAVVAAIPGGVLGGITVILYGMIGLLGAQIWLNAKVDLRNPLNLVPAAAGIIIGVGGVSLKISDNFELSGIALGTLVVITGYHALRAFAPAHLKTQEPLLDSGTSQYDEQPPAGTS, via the coding sequence ATGGGCCTCGGCGTGCGCTGGACCTTGCACGGCGACGGAAAGACCCCCGCACCGGGGGCCGTGGTACGCCCCGACGAGCGGCTCACCTGGCCGCGCACGTTCGGGCTCGGCGCCCAGCACGTGGTGGCCATGTTCGGCGCGTCCTTCGTCGCTCCCGTCCTGATGGGCCTCGACCCGAACCTCGCCATCATGATGTCCGGTGTCGCCACCGCCATCTTCCTCCTGGCGACGAAGGGCAGGGTGCCCAGCTATCTGGGGTGCTCGCTCTCCTTCGTGGGGGTGGCCGCCACGATCCGCGCGAGCGGGGGCAGCAGTGCCACCGTCACGGGCGCGGTCCTGGTCGTCGGCGCCGTGCTGTTCCTCGTGGGGCTCATGGTGCAGCGGTTCGGCGCGCGGATCATCCACGCCGCGATGCCTCCCGTGGTGACCGGCGCCGTCGTCATGCTGATCGGCTTCAACCTGGCGCCGGTCACCGCGTCGACGTACTGGCCCCAGGACCAGTGGACGGCCCTGCTGGTCATGCTCTTCACCGGGCTGGCCGTGGTCTGCCTGCGCGGGTTCTTCTCCCGCATCGCGATCTTCCTGGGCCTCGTCTTCGGATACGTGCTGTCCTGGGTGCTCGACCTCGTCTTCGGGAAGATCCACTCCCCGGCCGGCGGCGCCGAGGCGGTCGACCACTGGCGGCTGGACCTCTCGGCCGTGGGGCACGCGGACTGGATCGGTCTGCCGTCCTTCCACGCCCCGAGCTTCGAGTGGTCGGCGATCCTGGTGGCGCTGCCGGTCGTCATCGCCCTGATCGCCGAGAACGCCGGACACGTCAAGGCCGTCGGCGAGATGACCGGCGACTCCCTCGACGACAAGCTGGGCACCGCCATCGCCGCGGACGGCGCGGCATCGATGCTGTCCACGGCCGTGGGCGGCCCGCCGAACACCACGTACTCCGAGAACATCGGGGTGATGGCGGCGACCCGGGTCTACTCCACCGCCGCGTACTGGGCCGCCGCGTTCTTCGCGCTGCTCTTCGGCCTCTGCCCCAAGTTCGGTGCGGTCGTCGCCGCGATCCCCGGCGGGGTGCTGGGCGGGATCACCGTCATCCTCTACGGCATGATCGGCCTGCTGGGCGCCCAGATCTGGCTCAACGCCAAGGTCGACCTGCGCAATCCCCTCAACCTCGTGCCGGCCGCCGCGGGCATCATCATCGGCGTCGGCGGGGTCAGCCTGAAGATCAGCGACAACTTCGAGCTGAGCGGCATCGCCCTCGGCACACTCGTCGTGATCACCGGCTACCACGCGCTGCGCGCCTTCGCCCCCGCACACCTGAAGACGCAGGAACCCCTGCTGGACTCGGGCACGTCCCAGTACGACGAGCAGCCGCCGGCCGGAACGTCCTGA
- a CDS encoding Lrp/AsnC family transcriptional regulator, which yields MRLNDLDERIVHALAEDARRSYADIGALIGLSAPAVKRRVDRLRAEGAITGFTVRVDPAALGWETEGFIEIYCSRNTAPEAIKRGLASYPEIASASTVTGDADAIVQVFAADMRHFEQVLERIAGEPYVERTKSVLVLSPLLRRYSSGPPA from the coding sequence GTGCGCCTGAACGACCTCGACGAACGCATCGTCCACGCCCTCGCCGAAGACGCCCGCCGCTCCTACGCGGACATCGGCGCACTCATCGGCCTCTCCGCCCCCGCCGTGAAGCGCCGCGTGGACCGGCTGCGCGCCGAAGGCGCCATCACGGGCTTCACCGTGCGGGTCGACCCGGCGGCGCTCGGCTGGGAGACCGAGGGTTTCATCGAGATCTACTGCAGCCGCAACACCGCCCCCGAGGCGATCAAGCGGGGCCTCGCCTCCTATCCGGAGATCGCGTCCGCCTCCACGGTGACGGGCGACGCCGACGCGATCGTGCAGGTCTTCGCGGCCGACATGCGCCACTTCGAGCAGGTGCTGGAACGGATCGCCGGCGAGCCGTACGTCGAGCGGACCAAGTCGGTCCTCGTGCTCTCCCCGCTGCTGCGCCGGTACTCCTCGGGCCCGCCGGCCTGA
- a CDS encoding glycoside hydrolase family 6 protein yields MPGVSERGRTEVRRRRRAARRHTMAALASAVVAAGAATGVMTAADDGGRTTARPDTSVSPVLEPLPAVPVPSVSPSASVTPSPTPEPSRTVRRSPAPATSTGRPAQRAAPHPELYRHPRSQVLEWVDSHRDDPRRPMIESRIAAQPAAVWFPAYNPGAVTGQVRGVTAAAAAAGRTPVLVPYAIPDRDCGGASEGGAPGLDAYDAWMEEFAAGLGGGPVIVVLEPDAVALSDCLTAGQRADRFASLARAGRTLHAANPRARVYFDGGHSGWHGAAKQAAALRAAGAATSGDGIFTNVSNFHSTADEAAYARRVLAALGGPPGLGAVIDTSRNGNGAPAAGDWCDPSGRALGRAPTTDTGLAGIDAYLWVKLPGESDGCKGSAGSFTPEYAYELATG; encoded by the coding sequence GTGCCGGGCGTGAGCGAACGAGGCAGGACCGAGGTCAGGCGCCGGAGACGCGCCGCACGACGCCACACCATGGCCGCGCTGGCGTCGGCCGTCGTGGCCGCCGGTGCGGCGACGGGCGTGATGACCGCCGCCGACGACGGCGGGCGCACGACCGCCCGCCCGGACACGAGCGTGTCCCCGGTCCTGGAACCGCTGCCCGCCGTGCCCGTCCCCTCCGTGTCCCCCTCGGCGTCCGTGACGCCCTCGCCGACTCCGGAGCCCTCCCGGACGGTGCGCAGGAGCCCCGCTCCGGCCACGTCGACCGGGCGGCCCGCGCAGCGCGCCGCGCCGCACCCGGAGCTCTACCGGCACCCGCGGTCCCAGGTCCTGGAGTGGGTCGACTCCCACCGGGACGACCCGCGCCGCCCGATGATCGAGTCCAGGATCGCGGCGCAGCCCGCCGCGGTCTGGTTCCCCGCCTACAACCCGGGGGCCGTGACCGGCCAGGTCCGGGGCGTGACGGCCGCCGCCGCGGCCGCCGGGCGGACGCCCGTACTCGTGCCGTACGCCATACCCGACCGGGACTGCGGCGGGGCCTCCGAGGGAGGGGCGCCCGGCCTGGACGCCTACGACGCGTGGATGGAGGAATTCGCCGCGGGCCTCGGCGGCGGACCGGTCATCGTGGTCCTCGAACCGGACGCGGTCGCCCTGTCGGACTGTCTCACCGCCGGGCAGCGGGCCGACCGCTTCGCGTCCCTGGCCCGCGCGGGCCGCACCCTGCACGCGGCGAACCCGCGGGCCAGGGTCTACTTCGACGGTGGGCACTCCGGCTGGCACGGCGCGGCGAAGCAGGCCGCGGCGCTCCGGGCGGCGGGGGCCGCGACCTCCGGCGACGGCATCTTCACCAACGTGTCCAACTTCCACAGCACGGCCGACGAGGCCGCGTACGCCCGCCGGGTGCTCGCCGCCCTCGGCGGTCCGCCCGGCCTGGGCGCCGTCATCGACACCAGCCGCAACGGCAACGGCGCGCCTGCGGCGGGGGACTGGTGCGACCCCTCGGGCCGCGCCCTCGGCAGGGCCCCGACGACGGACACCGGTCTGGCCGGGATCGACGCGTACCTCTGGGTGAAGCTGCCGGGGGAGTCGGACGGCTGCAAGGGCTCTGCGGGCAGCTTCACCCCGGAGTACGCCTACGAGCTGGCCACGGGCTGA
- a CDS encoding carbon-nitrogen hydrolase family protein, producing the protein MPPLRTALLQSSGRTGSVDANLATLDEAATRAAAAGARLLVCPELFLTGYAIGDAVPALAEPADGPAAHAVAEIARRHGLAVHYGYPERAGDAVFNAAQLIGPDGTALANYRKTHLFGSFEEQWFTPGDQPVVQAELDGVRVGLLICYDVEFPENVRAHALAGTELLLVPTALMHPFPFVAEAVVPVRAFESQLYIAYVNRAGKEGEFDFTGLSCLAGPDGTARARAGRGEELLVGEVDPGLLAASRAANPYLADRVPGLYGSLV; encoded by the coding sequence ATGCCGCCGTTGCGCACCGCCCTGCTCCAGAGCTCCGGACGGACCGGTTCCGTGGACGCCAACCTCGCCACGCTCGACGAGGCCGCCACCCGGGCCGCCGCCGCCGGGGCCCGGCTGCTGGTCTGCCCGGAGCTGTTCCTCACCGGCTACGCCATCGGCGACGCCGTCCCCGCGCTCGCCGAACCCGCGGACGGGCCCGCCGCGCACGCCGTCGCCGAGATCGCCCGGCGCCACGGCCTCGCCGTCCACTACGGCTACCCGGAGCGCGCCGGCGACGCCGTCTTCAACGCCGCGCAGCTGATCGGCCCCGACGGCACGGCGCTCGCCAACTACCGCAAGACCCATCTCTTCGGCAGCTTCGAGGAGCAGTGGTTCACCCCCGGCGACCAGCCCGTGGTGCAGGCCGAGCTGGACGGCGTACGGGTGGGGCTGCTCATCTGCTACGACGTCGAGTTCCCGGAGAACGTCCGCGCGCACGCACTGGCCGGGACCGAGCTCCTGCTGGTCCCGACCGCGCTGATGCACCCGTTCCCCTTCGTCGCCGAAGCCGTCGTGCCCGTCCGCGCCTTCGAGAGCCAGCTGTACATCGCGTACGTCAACAGGGCGGGCAAGGAGGGCGAGTTCGACTTCACCGGGCTGAGCTGCCTGGCCGGCCCCGACGGCACGGCCCGCGCCCGCGCCGGCCGCGGCGAGGAGCTGCTCGTCGGCGAGGTCGACCCCGGTCTGCTCGCCGCGTCGCGCGCGGCCAACCCCTATCTCGCGGACCGCGTCCCGGGGCTGTACGGCTCCCTGGTCTGA
- a CDS encoding MFS transporter — translation MTKDSAVPVFGTEQVRRARYAVAAVFAVHGAVTGSFATRVPWIQDHASVSAGQLGLALAFPAIGASLAMPLAGRVSHRFGARTALRGLLALWTLALILPALAPNLLALCAALFAFGASAGMSDVAMNALGVEVENRLDKSIMSGLHGMWSVGALIGSAGGTVAAHIGADARLHHTLAALVLTGLGLAACQGVLDLRSEPDEEPPPRFTLPPKSALVIGAVGFCAVFAEGASMDWSAVYLRDVMGSSAGLAAASTTAFALMMAIARIAGDRVVDRFGAVRTVRVGGVLATAGGLLVVMAPGAALALCGFGMLGLGVAVVVPLAFAAAGRSGNNPSRAIAGVATITYTSGLIAPSAIGSLAEATSLLTSFGLVTVLAFGLVLGAGVLRAGDRTVAEGGVTQPAPTRSPAGGRPKA, via the coding sequence ATGACAAAGGACTCAGCGGTCCCGGTCTTCGGCACGGAGCAGGTCAGGCGGGCCAGATACGCGGTCGCCGCGGTCTTCGCCGTGCACGGGGCGGTGACCGGCAGCTTCGCGACCCGGGTCCCGTGGATCCAGGACCACGCCTCGGTGAGCGCGGGCCAGCTCGGGCTCGCCCTCGCCTTCCCCGCCATCGGCGCCTCCCTGGCCATGCCGCTGGCCGGACGCGTCAGCCACCGGTTCGGCGCCCGTACGGCGCTGCGGGGACTGCTGGCGCTCTGGACCCTGGCGCTGATCCTGCCGGCCCTGGCCCCGAACCTGCTCGCCCTCTGCGCCGCGCTGTTCGCGTTCGGGGCGTCGGCGGGTATGTCGGACGTGGCGATGAACGCGCTCGGCGTGGAGGTGGAGAACCGTCTCGACAAGTCGATCATGTCGGGGCTGCACGGCATGTGGAGCGTGGGCGCCCTGATCGGCTCGGCGGGCGGCACGGTCGCCGCGCACATCGGAGCGGATGCCCGGCTGCACCACACCCTGGCCGCGCTGGTGCTGACGGGGCTCGGGCTGGCCGCCTGCCAGGGCGTCCTGGACCTGCGCAGCGAGCCCGACGAGGAGCCGCCGCCGCGCTTCACCCTGCCGCCGAAGTCCGCTCTGGTCATCGGCGCGGTGGGCTTCTGCGCGGTGTTCGCCGAGGGCGCCAGCATGGACTGGTCCGCGGTCTACCTCCGGGACGTCATGGGCAGTTCGGCCGGGCTCGCGGCGGCGTCGACCACGGCGTTCGCCCTGATGATGGCCATCGCCCGGATCGCCGGCGACAGGGTCGTCGACCGTTTCGGCGCGGTGCGGACCGTACGCGTCGGAGGCGTCCTGGCCACCGCCGGCGGGCTCCTCGTGGTGATGGCGCCGGGCGCGGCCCTGGCACTCTGCGGCTTCGGCATGCTCGGCCTCGGCGTGGCGGTCGTCGTACCGCTGGCCTTCGCGGCGGCCGGCCGCAGCGGGAACAACCCGAGCCGGGCCATCGCGGGCGTCGCCACCATCACCTACACCTCCGGACTCATCGCCCCGTCCGCGATCGGCTCGCTGGCGGAGGCGACCTCGCTGCTCACCTCGTTCGGCCTGGTCACGGTGCTGGCGTTCGGGCTGGTCCTGGGAGCCGGCGTGCTGCGGGCGGGCGACCGCACGGTCGCCGAGGGCGGCGTCACGCAACCGGCGCCGACCAGGAGCCCGGCGGGCGGCCGACCGAAGGCCTGA
- a CDS encoding flavin monoamine oxidase family protein yields the protein MTSTVPNAVQHTDAQPPITMFGPDFPYAYDDFLGHPAGIGQVPATEHGTEVAVIGGGLSGIITAYELMKMGLKPVVYEADRIGGRLRTVGFDGCDPSLTAEMGAMRFPPSSTALQHYIDLVGLETKAFPNPLSPATPSTVVDLKGESHYARTIDDLPQVYREVMDAWNSCLEEGADFSDMNRAMRERDVPRIREIWAKLVEKLDDQTFYGFLCGSDAFASFRHREIFGQVGFGTGGWDTDFPNSILEILRVVYTEADDHHRGIVGGSQQLPLRLWDREPQKITHWPLGTSLASLHDGEPRTAVTRLDRTAGNRITVTDATGDIRTYRAAVFTGQSWLLLSKIACDDALFPIDHWTAMERTHYMESSKLFVPVDRPFWLDKDAATGRDTMSMTLTDRMTRGTYLLDDGPDKPAVICLSYTWCDDSLKWLPLSPNERMDVMLKSLGEIYPGVDIRKHIIGNPVTVSWENEPYFMGAFKANLPGHYRYQRRLFTHFMQERLPADKRGLFLAGDDISWTAGWAEGAVQTALNAVWGVMAQFGGSTDPTNPGPGDVFDAIAPVELPEG from the coding sequence ATGACGTCCACGGTGCCCAACGCCGTCCAGCACACCGACGCGCAGCCGCCGATCACCATGTTCGGGCCGGACTTCCCCTACGCGTACGACGACTTCCTGGGCCACCCGGCCGGCATCGGGCAGGTACCGGCCACCGAGCACGGCACCGAGGTCGCCGTCATCGGCGGAGGGCTCTCCGGCATCATCACCGCGTACGAGCTGATGAAGATGGGCCTGAAGCCCGTCGTGTACGAGGCGGACCGGATCGGCGGACGGCTGCGCACCGTGGGCTTCGACGGGTGCGACCCGTCGCTGACCGCCGAGATGGGCGCCATGCGCTTCCCGCCGTCGTCCACGGCGCTCCAGCACTACATCGACCTGGTGGGCCTGGAGACCAAGGCGTTCCCCAACCCGCTCTCCCCGGCCACCCCGTCGACCGTCGTCGACCTCAAGGGCGAGTCGCACTACGCGCGGACCATCGACGACCTGCCGCAGGTGTACCGCGAGGTGATGGACGCCTGGAACTCCTGCCTGGAGGAGGGCGCCGACTTCTCCGACATGAACCGGGCGATGCGCGAACGCGACGTACCGCGCATCCGCGAGATCTGGGCGAAGCTCGTCGAGAAGCTCGACGACCAGACCTTCTACGGCTTCCTCTGCGGCTCCGACGCCTTCGCCTCCTTCCGCCACCGAGAGATCTTCGGGCAGGTCGGCTTCGGCACCGGGGGCTGGGACACCGACTTCCCCAACTCGATCCTGGAGATCCTCCGCGTCGTCTACACCGAGGCCGACGACCACCACCGGGGGATCGTCGGCGGCAGCCAGCAGCTGCCGCTGCGCCTGTGGGACCGCGAACCGCAGAAGATCACCCACTGGCCGCTCGGCACGTCCCTGGCCTCCCTGCACGACGGGGAGCCGCGCACCGCGGTGACCCGTCTCGACCGCACCGCCGGGAACCGCATCACCGTCACCGACGCCACCGGCGACATCCGCACCTACCGGGCAGCGGTCTTCACCGGCCAGTCCTGGCTCCTGCTCTCCAAGATCGCCTGTGACGACGCGCTCTTCCCGATCGACCACTGGACGGCGATGGAGCGCACCCACTACATGGAGTCGTCCAAGCTGTTCGTCCCCGTCGACCGGCCGTTCTGGCTCGACAAGGACGCGGCGACGGGCCGCGACACGATGTCCATGACACTCACCGACCGGATGACCCGGGGGACGTACCTCCTGGACGACGGGCCCGACAAGCCGGCCGTCATCTGCCTCTCCTACACCTGGTGCGACGACAGCCTGAAGTGGCTGCCCCTCTCCCCGAACGAGCGCATGGACGTCATGCTCAAGTCCCTCGGGGAGATCTATCCGGGCGTCGACATCCGCAAGCACATCATCGGCAACCCGGTCACCGTCTCCTGGGAGAACGAGCCGTACTTCATGGGCGCGTTCAAGGCCAACCTGCCGGGCCACTACCGCTACCAGCGGCGCCTGTTCACCCACTTCATGCAGGAGCGGCTGCCGGCCGACAAGAGGGGCCTGTTCCTCGCGGGCGACGACATCTCCTGGACGGCGGGCTGGGCCGAGGGCGCGGTGCAGACCGCGCTGAACGCCGTGTGGGGTGTCATGGCGCAGTTCGGCGGCTCCACCGACCCCACGAACCCCGGCCCCGGGGACGTCTTCGACGCGATCGCGCCGGTCGAGCTCCCGGAGGGCTGA